GTGTGCAGGGCAGTCTCCGACGCCGATGAGGACTCGGGCGAGCTGCCGACCTGTCCCGGGTGCGGCACGCGGGACACCTGGGAAGCGCGGCAGGGCGGCCGCTTCCGCGGCATCGTGGGCGCGATCGACGCGTGCCCGTCGCTCGAAGAGCTGGCGGCGCTCGGCAAGCGGCTCTACGCGCTCCAGCTCACGCACGATCAGGCGGGCGTGGCGTGGTCACACTACCACCTGCGCAGGGCCGCGCTCGAGCACGCCGTGACGCTCCGGCAGCCCGCGCGAGCCCTCCTCGCGCAAGTCGAGCGCGCCACGCCGCGATCGCTCGGGCAGCTCGGCGGGCGGCTCTACCGGCTCCAGCACGCCAGCGCCGTGTCCGTGTCCACCACCGAGTGGCGGCGGATCTGGTCGGTCTACCAAGCGCGGCGCGCCCCGGCCCGCGCGTAGGTCAGGCGCGCACAGGCGCTCGCCATCGCAGGTGGTGCGCGCGCGACCGGTCCATCGGTCGCCGGCGGGGCCTTCGCCGTGCAGGGTGCAGCGCACGGCTCGGCCCCGGTCACGCGCGCGGAACGTGACGCCCACACGCGCGCCGCGGCCATCGGCGTGCAACCAACCCCGCACGCCTCGGCCGCGATCACCCGCACCGCGTGCCGTATCCACGGCTTCCGGTTCCTTCTTCCCGTGTGTCCACTCCCTCGGCTCGCTCCGCTCGCCGCGATCTGATCGGGTCTGGTGTGGTTGGTGACCAGCATGGAAAGGAGGTGAGGCACATGTACCGCTGGGAGGTGCCGAAGGTGCTCGCGCGCCGGCTGGCGCGTGTCCGGGATCGCACGGGCGTGCCCGTGGCCCGCCAGCTCCGCCGCGCCGTCGACGAGTACCTGGACCAGCATGACGCCCCTGCCGAGCGAAGCGCGGCGCGGGCCACACCTATCACCGCCACACGAGGAGGAAGCGAACGATGAACTGCGTGAATCACGTGCTGTTGCTTGGGAACTTGACCCGCGATCCGGAGCTCCGCTACACGCCCGCGGGGACCGCGGTGTGCGACGTCGGCGTGGCGCTCAATCGCCGCTGGAAGGACCAGGCCGGCGAGGCGCAGCAGGAGACGACCTTCGTGGAAGTGACCGTCTGGGGCAAGCAGGCCGAATCGGTATCCGCGTATCTCACGAAGGGCCGCGCCGTCGCGGTCGAGGGCCGGCTCCAGCAGGACACCTGGGAGACGGAGGCGGGCGAGCGCCGCTCGCGCCTCAAGGTGGTGGGCCAGCGAGTGACCTTCCTCTCCTCGGCGCACGGCCAGCCCGCGCCCGCGGGGGAGACTGCGCCGGACTGGGTCACCGAAGAGGCCGAGCGGTGATTGCCGGCGGCGCCAGCGTGTCCGCGCTCGAGATCATGCGCATGATCCGGAGCGCGCTCCGGGAAGCGCGCGACCTCACGACCGCCATCCAGGTGCTCGCCGACCGCGTGGACCGGCTCACCGGTGAGCTTGCCGAGGGTGAGCTCCTGGAGTTGACCAAGCTCGCGGCCCAGGCGCTCCGAGCCTTCGAGACCACTCACAACGGAGGGAGGATCCCATGAACCGGCAACTGCTGGAGAAGCCGTTCGAGCCCGCGCAGATCCGCCAGCGCAAGGGGCGCAACGGCATGCTCGACTACGTGGAGGGCCACAGTGTCATCCACCGTCTCAACGAGGCGCTCGACGGCGCGTGGTCCTTCGAGATCATGCAGCACGAGATCCGTGAGGACGAGGTGCTCGTGCTCGCCAAGCTCACCGCCGAGGGCATCACCAAGATGAACTTCGGCGTGAGCCAGGTGACACGCGAGCGGGAATCAGGCGCGCTCGTGTCGCTCGGCGACGACCTGAAGGCCGCCGGCACGGACGCGCTCAAGAAGTGCGCGACGTTCTTCGGCGTGGGCTTGCACCTCTACGCGGAGAAGCCGATCGGTGGCCGCGGGCCCGCCGCGCGCAGCGTGCCCGCGCCGCCCACGCCCATGTCGGCACCGAGGCCACCGGCCAAGGCCCAGGTCAACGGCACACGGCCGGGCAACGGCGGCCAGCCCGGCAACGGCCGGCCGACCAACGGCCACGCCAACGCGAGCATCACGCCCCGCCAGCTCGACGCGATCTGGAAGGTGGGCCAGGCCAAGGGGCTCGACCCGAACGCGGTGGAACACATGAGCCTGCGCGTGTTCAACCGCAAGCCCGAGGCCCTCACTCACGAGGAGGGGGCCGCGCTCATCAAGGAGTTGTCGAACCTCAAGCGCCGCGTGGCCTGATGGCCGCCGGCATCACCGACGGACAGGGGAGGGAGCGCACGCTCTCTCCCCTGCCGTGTCTTCAAGGGAGGATTCGTCATGGTGCCACCCGAGATGCGCAAGCAGCCGCATGTCTCGTTCACGCAAATCGATCAGTACCTCCGCTGTCCGCTCAAGTACAAGTTCACCTACGTGGACCGCCTGCAGCCCGAGTTCGTGCCTGCGGCGCTGGCCTTCGGCTCCGGGATCCACGGGGCCGCGGCCTTCCTCTTCCGCGGCACGGCCGATGGCGCGCCGCCGAGCCTCGCCGACGTCCAGGCGTTCTTCGAAGCGTACTGGCAGCTCGAGACCGGCAACCGGCCGATCCGCTTCGGCGAGAAAGACACGAAGGAGAGCCTGCTCGACCTGGCCGGCCGGATGCTCGCGGTGCTCCACCGGAACCAGGAGCCCGGGATCGATATCGTCGGCGTCGAGCAGCCGTTCGACGTGCCGCTGATCGACCTCGACACCGGCGAGCTGCTCGACCGCGCGCTCGTCGGCACGCTCGACCTGATCGAGCGCGACGCCGGGGGGCGCATCGTCGTCGTGGATCTCAAGACGTCAGCCAGAAAGTACACCGACCTCCAGGCCGACGCGTCCCTTCAGCTCTCGGTCTACAGCTACGCGACGGCGATGAACGGCCTGGCCGACCAGGAGGACCTGCGGCTCCGGTTCGACGTGCTGACCAAGACGAAGCAGCCGGAGCTCTGCCGCTACTGGACGCAGCGGGATCGCGCCGCAAACCTCCGGCTCTTCCGGCTGGTGGCCGAGGTGTTGCACGCGATCGAGGCCGGCGTGTTCCATCCGAACCCGGGGTGGCAATGCAAAGACTGCCAGTACCGGAGCCGGTGCTGGGCGTGGCACGAGACCGTCAGTGTCGAGGGAAGGTGATCGCGATGACACAGGTGATCCCGAGATCGGGAAGCCGGAAGGTGAACGGCTACGTGAAGGCTGTCGTGGCGCTCGAAGCGGTGCGTCGGAAGCGCGAGGAGCGGTACGAGCGCGTCGTGCGCCCGCTCGATCGGAAGCGGGACGAGCTGGCGGCCGAGGTAGCCACGCGGCTGCATGCGCTGAGCGGCGGGCAGCACGCCGCGGCCCAGAGGCTGCTCGCGATGATCGCGGAGGCGACCGCGGGCGATGGCGCCGCGAATCGGCGGTGACGCGATCCGGCTCGACGGTTACCACGTCGCTAGTCGAACTCCCGCGCGGGCCGCTTTCTCGGCAGGACGCCCGCCGAGTCCCCCGCCGTGAGGACGTGTCGTTCTTTGCCATTGACGTCCTGACGTGTCCCCATCGTGGGGACCGGCTGCGCCTGATCGCGACGCTGCACGATCCCGCCGTGATCCAGAAGCTCCTCGCGCACCTGGGGATGGCCCGCTCACGGCAGAGCCCCGGCCCCGCCTCACCCGAGTCCGGCGCCGGCGCGCCCTGATCGATTGGGGGCGCCGCGGAGGGCGTCGTGCCGTCGGCGCGCCGCGTCATGGGTGCTGATCCG
The Candidatus Rokuibacteriota bacterium DNA segment above includes these coding regions:
- the ssb gene encoding single-stranded DNA-binding protein, producing the protein MNCVNHVLLLGNLTRDPELRYTPAGTAVCDVGVALNRRWKDQAGEAQQETTFVEVTVWGKQAESVSAYLTKGRAVAVEGRLQQDTWETEAGERRSRLKVVGQRVTFLSSAHGQPAPAGETAPDWVTEEAER
- a CDS encoding PD-(D/E)XK nuclease family protein; translated protein: MVPPEMRKQPHVSFTQIDQYLRCPLKYKFTYVDRLQPEFVPAALAFGSGIHGAAAFLFRGTADGAPPSLADVQAFFEAYWQLETGNRPIRFGEKDTKESLLDLAGRMLAVLHRNQEPGIDIVGVEQPFDVPLIDLDTGELLDRALVGTLDLIERDAGGRIVVVDLKTSARKYTDLQADASLQLSVYSYATAMNGLADQEDLRLRFDVLTKTKQPELCRYWTQRDRAANLRLFRLVAEVLHAIEAGVFHPNPGWQCKDCQYRSRCWAWHETVSVEGR
- a CDS encoding Rad52/Rad22 family DNA repair protein; amino-acid sequence: MNRQLLEKPFEPAQIRQRKGRNGMLDYVEGHSVIHRLNEALDGAWSFEIMQHEIREDEVLVLAKLTAEGITKMNFGVSQVTRERESGALVSLGDDLKAAGTDALKKCATFFGVGLHLYAEKPIGGRGPAARSVPAPPTPMSAPRPPAKAQVNGTRPGNGGQPGNGRPTNGHANASITPRQLDAIWKVGQAKGLDPNAVEHMSLRVFNRKPEALTHEEGAALIKELSNLKRRVA